Proteins encoded by one window of Opitutia bacterium:
- a CDS encoding coproporphyrinogen III oxidase family protein → MFATGLVDSALIRLFRFRTRGFLKMQETDGRVPPVPKEGGCYLYVHVPFCEVLCPFCSFHRVQHCHELATRYFAALRTEIRRYHEAGFKFSGVYFGGGTPTVEADELLTTIALVKELFGVKEVSVETNPKDLQEPLLSKLRAGGVTRLSVGVQSFDDQLLQEMDRYAKYGNGAETAERIRNAAAMFPTFNVDLIFNQPHQSVASLERDLDIFLSLGANQVSCYPLMTSPTTLRRMQGAMGQPDRRRLRKLFHTILGKLRPAGFAASSAWCFTRQGQGTDEYIVASENYVGVGSGAFSYLDGTLYATTFSLNAYEQRIRDGLTGIVTRHQLSEGDTMRYALLTRMFGLGLDREWARQRHGRKFFWRLWGELRTLEILGAANRTKRGWELTPDGMYWLMLMMSEFFESVNSYRDAMRAHVRTELEGHGKRAIQPSGQRALACG, encoded by the coding sequence ATGTTCGCCACCGGTCTCGTCGACTCCGCCCTCATCCGCCTGTTTCGCTTCCGCACCCGCGGTTTCCTGAAAATGCAGGAAACCGACGGGCGCGTCCCGCCCGTGCCGAAGGAGGGCGGCTGCTACCTCTACGTGCACGTGCCATTCTGCGAAGTGCTGTGCCCGTTCTGCTCGTTTCACCGCGTGCAGCACTGCCACGAGCTCGCGACGCGCTACTTCGCCGCGCTGCGCACCGAGATCCGCCGCTACCACGAGGCCGGCTTCAAGTTCTCCGGCGTCTACTTCGGCGGCGGCACGCCCACCGTCGAGGCCGACGAACTCCTCACCACCATCGCGCTCGTCAAGGAGCTCTTCGGCGTGAAGGAAGTTTCCGTCGAAACCAACCCGAAGGACCTGCAGGAGCCGTTGCTCTCCAAACTCCGCGCCGGCGGCGTCACGCGTCTCTCGGTCGGCGTCCAGAGCTTCGACGATCAGTTGCTGCAGGAGATGGACCGCTACGCCAAATACGGCAACGGCGCCGAGACCGCCGAGCGCATCCGCAACGCCGCCGCGATGTTCCCGACGTTCAACGTCGACCTCATCTTCAACCAGCCACACCAAAGCGTCGCCTCACTCGAGCGCGATCTCGACATCTTCCTCTCGCTCGGCGCCAACCAGGTCTCGTGCTACCCGCTGATGACCTCGCCCACGACGCTCCGCCGCATGCAGGGCGCGATGGGCCAGCCTGACCGCCGTCGGCTGCGGAAACTTTTCCACACCATTCTCGGCAAACTCCGCCCGGCCGGCTTCGCGGCGTCGTCAGCGTGGTGCTTCACGCGCCAAGGGCAGGGGACAGACGAATACATCGTCGCGTCGGAAAACTACGTTGGCGTGGGCAGCGGTGCGTTCAGTTACCTCGATGGCACGCTCTACGCCACGACCTTCTCGCTCAACGCCTACGAGCAACGCATCCGTGACGGACTCACGGGCATCGTCACGCGCCACCAGCTGAGCGAAGGCGACACGATGCGCTACGCGCTTCTCACGCGCATGTTCGGCCTCGGCCTCGATCGCGAGTGGGCGCGCCAGCGGCACGGCCGGAAGTTCTTCTGGCGGCTCTGGGGCGAGCTGCGGACGCTCGAGATCCTCGGCGCCGCCAACCGCACCAAGCGCGGCTGGGAGCTCACGCCCGATGGCATGTATTGGCTGATGCTGATGATGTCCGAGTTTTTCGAATCGGTGAACAGCTACCGCGACGCCATGCGCGCACACGTGCGCACAGAACTCGAAGGACACGGCAAGCGCGCCATCCAGCCCAGCGGCCAGCGCGCGCTGGCGTGCGGTTGA
- the ccsA gene encoding cytochrome c biogenesis protein CcsA gives MKRFLPLIVLALGALYLASTLREPTDKAGYNLTDFGRVPVLVGGRIKPLDTVARTSILSIRGSQYIATPDGKSITPDAWLADVLFNPAKADTYKIFLIENHEVVDLLKLNLEDGDGKKRFSYEQLRPQLPELERQARMVDSVEEPLRTPFQKQVMSVQQRVITYMQLKASVQVPDAPDFLAELVAFDKALPAGIEAVRAKQANQPHSEEAVTVMRQMADRFSYIESVGNLRTVPPDAGDTNAHNWRTAGGALIDSFGVGRVNKTVLAYALLGHAWRAGDVKTFNQVVDELHDQLAKRYPDAMKKSDVESRFNSAAPFYSSMTLYVIAFLLAVFSWLKWPDTLQKSAFWLLALAFVATTAGILTRMWLESRPPVTNLYSSALGVGWGAVFLCVILERVYKNAVGAVAGGMIGFATLLIAHHLSIGGDTLEMMRAVLDSNFWLATHVVVITIGYSATFLAGFLAIVYVVRGVFTKSLDKATADALYRMVYGIVCFATLFSLIGTVLGGIWADQSWGRFWGWDPKENGALIIVIWNAIILHARWGGMVKARGMMAMAVFGNIVTSWSWFGTNMLGVGLHSYGFMEAAFYWLIGFVISQLLIIAIAAIPQDKWKSSSSEAAVT, from the coding sequence ATGAAACGCTTCCTCCCGCTCATCGTCCTCGCCCTCGGCGCGCTCTACCTCGCGTCGACCCTCCGCGAGCCCACGGACAAGGCCGGCTACAATCTCACCGACTTCGGCCGCGTGCCCGTCCTCGTCGGCGGCCGCATCAAGCCGCTCGACACCGTCGCGCGCACCTCGATCCTCTCCATCCGCGGCAGCCAATACATCGCGACTCCCGACGGGAAATCCATCACGCCCGACGCCTGGCTCGCCGACGTGCTCTTCAATCCCGCGAAGGCCGACACCTACAAGATCTTCCTCATCGAGAACCACGAGGTCGTCGACCTGCTGAAACTCAACCTCGAGGACGGCGACGGCAAAAAGCGCTTCTCCTACGAGCAGCTCCGCCCGCAACTCCCCGAACTCGAGCGCCAGGCCCGCATGGTCGACAGCGTCGAAGAGCCGCTGCGCACGCCGTTCCAGAAACAGGTCATGTCGGTGCAGCAGCGCGTCATCACCTACATGCAGCTCAAGGCCAGCGTGCAGGTGCCGGACGCGCCCGACTTCCTCGCCGAGCTCGTCGCCTTCGACAAAGCCTTGCCCGCCGGCATCGAAGCCGTCCGCGCCAAGCAGGCCAACCAGCCGCACAGCGAGGAAGCCGTCACGGTCATGCGCCAGATGGCCGACCGTTTCTCCTACATCGAATCCGTCGGCAATCTCCGCACCGTGCCGCCCGACGCCGGCGACACCAACGCCCACAACTGGCGCACCGCCGGCGGCGCGCTGATCGACTCCTTCGGCGTCGGCCGCGTGAACAAGACCGTGCTGGCCTACGCGCTGCTCGGTCACGCGTGGCGGGCGGGCGACGTGAAGACCTTCAACCAAGTCGTCGACGAACTCCACGACCAACTCGCGAAGCGCTACCCCGACGCGATGAAGAAGAGCGACGTCGAGTCGCGCTTCAACTCCGCGGCGCCGTTCTACAGCAGCATGACGCTCTACGTGATCGCGTTCCTGCTCGCCGTGTTTTCGTGGCTCAAGTGGCCCGACACGCTGCAGAAATCCGCGTTCTGGCTGCTCGCCCTCGCCTTCGTCGCCACGACCGCCGGCATCCTCACCCGCATGTGGCTCGAGTCGCGCCCCCCCGTCACGAACCTCTACTCCTCCGCGCTCGGCGTCGGCTGGGGCGCGGTTTTCCTGTGCGTGATCCTCGAACGCGTCTACAAGAACGCGGTCGGTGCCGTGGCCGGCGGCATGATCGGCTTCGCCACGCTGTTGATCGCGCACCACCTCTCGATCGGCGGCGACACGCTTGAGATGATGCGCGCCGTCCTCGACTCGAACTTCTGGTTGGCGACGCATGTCGTGGTAATCACGATCGGCTACTCGGCCACCTTCCTCGCCGGATTCCTGGCGATCGTTTACGTCGTCCGCGGCGTGTTCACCAAGTCTCTCGACAAGGCCACGGCCGACGCGCTCTACCGCATGGTCTACGGCATCGTGTGCTTCGCCACGCTGTTCAGCCTGATCGGCACCGTCCTCGGCGGCATCTGGGCCGACCAATCGTGGGGCCGCTTCTGGGGCTGGGACCCGAAGGAAAACGGCGCGCTCATCATCGTCATCTGGAACGCCATCATCCTCCACGCCCGTTGGGGCGGCATGGTGAAGGCGCGCGGCATGATGGCCATGGCGGTCTTCGGCAACATCGTCACGAGTTGGAGCTGGTTCGGCACGAACATGCTCGGCGTCGGCCTGCACAGCTACGGCTTCATGGAAGCGGCGTTCTACTGGCTGATCGGCTTCGTCATCTCGCAGCTGCTCATCATCGCGATCGCGGCGATCCCGCAGGACAAGTGGAAGAGTTCCTCGTCGGAGGCAGCCGTAACCTGA
- a CDS encoding cytochrome c biogenesis protein ResB has product MNATLRSFRDFFVSLQLTVWLLILSMILVFVATLDQVNLGIWAVQAKYFRSFAVLWQIPDSNVSIPVFPGGYFIGGLLLINLVAAHVYRFSFTWKKSGIQLAHAGLILLLLGELFTGLMSKESFLRLDTGETKHYSESFSDNELVLIDHSDPKTDLVVAIPEAAVADKKSIQHKDLPFRVDVKEYYPNSNLQRVGPFAGPRPVANQGFGTSVVIVPEKITYKPNERNIPSAYIEIVAPEGSQGIWLASQMLQQAQTFQYAGKTWEIAFRQTRTYKPFALTLLKFSHDKYPGTEIPKNFSSRVRLKSDDGKEDREALIFMNNPLRHGGYTFYQAGFDNNDTTTVLQVVRNPSWLLPYIACVMMGLGLCIQFGITLAGFIRKRSAANAAAARA; this is encoded by the coding sequence ATGAACGCCACGCTCCGCTCGTTCCGCGATTTCTTCGTCTCGCTCCAGCTCACCGTCTGGCTGCTGATCCTCTCGATGATCCTCGTGTTCGTCGCGACGCTGGATCAGGTCAACCTCGGCATCTGGGCCGTGCAGGCGAAATACTTCCGCAGCTTCGCCGTCCTCTGGCAGATCCCGGACTCGAACGTCTCGATCCCGGTCTTCCCCGGCGGCTACTTCATCGGCGGCCTCCTGCTGATCAACCTCGTCGCCGCGCACGTCTACCGGTTTTCATTCACTTGGAAAAAATCCGGCATCCAGCTCGCGCACGCCGGCCTGATTCTCCTGCTCCTCGGCGAGCTCTTCACCGGCCTCATGTCGAAGGAGAGTTTCCTCCGCCTCGATACCGGCGAGACGAAGCACTACTCGGAGAGCTTCTCCGATAACGAACTCGTCCTCATCGACCACAGCGACCCGAAGACCGATCTCGTCGTCGCCATTCCCGAGGCGGCCGTCGCGGACAAGAAATCGATCCAGCACAAGGACCTGCCCTTCCGCGTCGACGTGAAGGAATATTACCCGAACTCCAATCTCCAGCGCGTCGGCCCGTTCGCCGGCCCTCGCCCCGTCGCCAACCAGGGCTTCGGCACCAGCGTCGTCATCGTTCCGGAAAAGATCACCTACAAGCCCAACGAGCGAAACATCCCCAGTGCCTACATCGAGATCGTCGCCCCGGAAGGCAGCCAGGGCATCTGGCTCGCCTCGCAGATGCTCCAGCAGGCGCAGACCTTCCAATACGCCGGCAAGACCTGGGAAATCGCCTTCCGCCAGACGCGCACCTACAAGCCCTTCGCGCTCACGCTGCTCAAATTCAGCCACGACAAATATCCTGGCACCGAGATCCCGAAGAACTTCTCCAGCCGCGTCCGCCTCAAGAGCGACGACGGCAAGGAAGACCGCGAAGCGCTGATCTTCATGAACAACCCGCTGCGCCACGGCGGCTACACCTTCTATCAGGCGGGCTTCGACAACAACGACACGACGACCGTTCTCCAAGTCGTGCGCAACCCGAGCTGGCTCCTGCCCTATATCGCCTGCGTGATGATGGGCCTCGGCCTCTGCATCCAGTTCGGCATCACCCTCGCCGGTTTCATCCGCAAGCGCTCCGCCGCCAACGCCGCCGCGGCTCGCGCCTAA
- a CDS encoding biotin-dependent carboxyltransferase family protein — MISVVKPGLLTTVQDLGRFGYQKFGVVVGGALDRFAARVVNSIVGNHDNAALLEFAQLGPELRFETDTLIAWTGADFGAQIGGEPLPSDRAVRVRAGETISFGAARAGVRGWLAVAGGIDVPLVLGSRTTYRRGGFGGFEGRPLRAGDVLRCGDASEWTRNYLSKAPRFSAWAVRPPTLGKPPSAGAVRALRGPEWDWFAAEAQRTFFASEWTATKDADRMGVRLAGPALPQRETREMVSEGVVDGAVQVPAGGAPIVLLPSRQTVGGYPRIAVVASVDMGRMAQIAPGKAVRFQEISLAEAHSLYLARERDLNRVRTGLTRLAL; from the coding sequence ATGATCTCCGTCGTCAAACCCGGCCTGCTCACCACGGTGCAAGACCTGGGGCGCTTCGGCTACCAGAAGTTCGGCGTGGTCGTCGGCGGCGCATTGGATCGCTTCGCGGCGCGCGTGGTGAATTCCATCGTGGGCAACCACGACAACGCGGCGCTGCTCGAGTTCGCGCAGCTCGGACCGGAGCTGCGTTTCGAGACCGACACACTGATCGCGTGGACGGGCGCGGATTTCGGCGCGCAGATCGGCGGCGAGCCGTTGCCGTCGGATCGCGCGGTGCGCGTGCGCGCGGGCGAGACGATTTCGTTTGGCGCGGCGCGCGCGGGCGTTCGCGGCTGGCTCGCGGTCGCCGGCGGCATTGACGTGCCGCTCGTGCTCGGTTCGCGGACGACTTATCGGCGCGGCGGCTTCGGCGGTTTCGAAGGCCGGCCGTTGCGCGCGGGCGACGTGCTGCGGTGCGGCGACGCCTCTGAGTGGACGCGCAATTATCTGAGCAAGGCGCCGCGGTTCTCGGCGTGGGCGGTTCGGCCGCCTACGCTCGGCAAGCCGCCGTCGGCTGGCGCGGTGCGTGCGCTGCGCGGACCGGAATGGGACTGGTTCGCCGCGGAGGCGCAGCGAACATTTTTTGCGAGCGAGTGGACGGCGACGAAGGACGCGGATCGCATGGGCGTGCGCCTTGCCGGGCCGGCGCTGCCGCAGCGCGAGACGCGCGAGATGGTCTCCGAGGGCGTCGTGGATGGCGCCGTGCAGGTGCCGGCGGGCGGCGCGCCGATCGTGCTGTTGCCGAGCCGGCAAACGGTCGGCGGTTATCCGCGCATCGCGGTCGTCGCGTCGGTGGACATGGGCCGGATGGCTCAAATTGCGCCGGGCAAAGCGGTCCGTTTTCAGGAAATCAGTCTCGCGGAAGCGCACAGCCTTTACTTGGCGCGGGAACGCGACCTGAATCGCGTCCGCACCGGCCTGACCCGGCTCGCGCTTTGA
- a CDS encoding DUF969 domain-containing protein, whose amino-acid sequence MIKLIGILVVAVGFALRFNTLLVVMAAGIVTGLVAGMSFHEIMEQFGKFFVENRYMTLPVVLIVPVVGLLERYGLQERAETLIRRAKAATAGRVILLYTAVRQVSIALGVNIGGHPQMVRPLVAPMAEGAAHAQHGELPEKTKEAIRAHASAGENIGNFFGEDVFIAVGAILLMKGFFDGLKIEVSVWAMALWGIPTAFVAFAAMWWRTRVLDRRVAREVSEQRAANPETKEARP is encoded by the coding sequence ATGATCAAACTCATCGGCATCCTCGTCGTGGCGGTCGGCTTTGCGCTGCGGTTCAATACGCTGCTGGTCGTGATGGCGGCGGGGATCGTCACGGGGCTCGTGGCCGGGATGTCGTTTCACGAGATCATGGAGCAGTTCGGAAAGTTTTTCGTGGAGAACCGCTACATGACGCTGCCGGTCGTGTTGATCGTGCCGGTGGTCGGGTTGCTCGAGCGCTACGGATTGCAGGAGCGGGCGGAGACGCTGATCCGGCGCGCGAAGGCGGCGACGGCGGGGCGCGTGATCCTGCTCTACACGGCGGTGCGGCAGGTCTCGATCGCGCTCGGGGTGAACATCGGCGGCCATCCGCAGATGGTGCGGCCGCTCGTCGCTCCCATGGCCGAAGGCGCGGCCCACGCGCAACACGGCGAGTTGCCGGAGAAGACGAAGGAGGCGATTCGTGCGCACGCGTCGGCGGGTGAGAACATTGGAAACTTTTTCGGCGAGGATGTCTTCATCGCGGTCGGAGCGATCCTGCTGATGAAGGGGTTTTTCGACGGGCTGAAGATCGAGGTCAGCGTGTGGGCGATGGCGTTGTGGGGCATCCCGACGGCGTTCGTGGCGTTCGCGGCGATGTGGTGGCGCACGCGCGTGCTCGACCGGCGCGTCGCGCGCGAAGTGTCGGAGCAGCGGGCGGCGAATCCCGAGACGAAGGAGGCGCGGCCATGA
- a CDS encoding LamB/YcsF family protein yields the protein MRIDLNCDLGEGAGHDAELMPLVTSANIACGAHAGDEVTMRATVELALRHGVAIGAHPGFADREHFGRRELAVTPEEVFQLVLAQIRALQRVAAGAGARVGHVKLHGALYNLAARDAAIAEAAAYAVRDAGPELVWFALAGSAHVAAGRECGLTVASEVFADRTYQADGSLTPRSRADALIADENVAVAQVLRMVRAGKVRATSGADVAIAADTVCLHGDGAHAVAFARRLRAELAAAGVEVGAFSA from the coding sequence ATGCGCATCGATCTGAACTGCGACCTCGGCGAAGGGGCCGGCCACGACGCCGAGCTGATGCCGCTGGTCACGTCCGCCAACATCGCGTGCGGCGCGCATGCGGGCGACGAGGTGACAATGCGCGCGACGGTCGAGCTGGCATTGCGGCACGGCGTGGCGATCGGCGCGCATCCGGGCTTCGCGGATCGGGAGCATTTCGGACGGCGTGAGTTGGCGGTTACGCCGGAGGAAGTTTTTCAGCTGGTTCTCGCGCAGATCCGCGCGTTGCAGCGCGTCGCGGCGGGTGCGGGCGCGCGAGTCGGGCACGTGAAGCTCCACGGCGCACTCTACAATCTCGCGGCGCGCGACGCGGCGATCGCGGAGGCGGCGGCGTATGCGGTGCGCGATGCGGGGCCGGAACTGGTTTGGTTCGCCCTCGCGGGCAGCGCTCACGTGGCCGCCGGGCGCGAGTGCGGGCTGACAGTGGCGAGCGAGGTGTTCGCTGATCGGACCTACCAAGCGGACGGCTCGCTCACGCCGCGGTCGCGGGCGGACGCGTTGATCGCGGACGAAAATGTCGCGGTCGCGCAGGTGTTGCGGATGGTCCGCGCAGGCAAGGTGCGCGCGACGAGCGGTGCGGACGTGGCGATCGCGGCGGACACGGTTTGCCTGCACGGCGACGGGGCGCACGCGGTGGCGTTTGCGCGGCGTTTGCGCGCGGAGCTGGCGGCGGCGGGCGTGGAGGTGGGGGCGTTTTCGGCATGA
- a CDS encoding DUF979 domain-containing protein — MSSVFSVELFYVISGVVFAAVGWRALRNPQQPRRWGSVIFWALLAVVYLFGKSLPPAAVGYGVLVMVVLAALRQVEKPQSEGAPREERAASAERLGNKLFVPTLLIPATAVVGALVLAKIHFGEVWLLDKKQATLAALGVGGLIALAAGLRITGAKATVPMGEGSRLLQSIGWALVLPQMLAALGGIFAKAGVGQVVSELVAGALPTQYPFVAVAAYCVGMALFTMCMGNAFAAFPVITLGIGLPLIVQQHHGNVAIMAGVGMLSGYCGTLMTPMAANFNIVPAMLLELRDKNAVIRAQVPLALTILAANVVIMYFTVYRF, encoded by the coding sequence ATGAGCAGCGTGTTTTCGGTCGAGCTGTTCTACGTGATTTCCGGCGTCGTGTTTGCGGCGGTCGGCTGGCGCGCGCTGCGAAATCCCCAGCAGCCGCGTCGGTGGGGTTCGGTGATTTTCTGGGCGTTGCTGGCGGTGGTCTATCTGTTCGGCAAATCCCTGCCGCCGGCCGCAGTCGGCTACGGTGTGCTCGTGATGGTGGTGCTGGCGGCGTTGCGACAAGTGGAGAAACCGCAGAGCGAGGGCGCCCCGCGCGAGGAGCGGGCGGCGTCGGCCGAGCGACTTGGCAACAAATTGTTCGTGCCGACGCTGTTGATTCCGGCGACGGCGGTGGTCGGTGCGCTGGTGCTGGCGAAGATCCATTTCGGCGAGGTGTGGTTGCTCGACAAGAAACAGGCCACGCTCGCGGCGCTCGGCGTGGGCGGGTTGATCGCGCTGGCGGCGGGCTTGCGCATCACGGGCGCGAAGGCGACGGTGCCGATGGGCGAGGGGAGCCGGCTGCTCCAGTCGATCGGCTGGGCGCTGGTGTTGCCGCAGATGCTGGCGGCGCTCGGTGGAATTTTTGCCAAGGCGGGCGTGGGGCAAGTGGTGTCGGAGCTCGTGGCGGGCGCGTTGCCGACGCAGTATCCGTTCGTGGCGGTGGCGGCGTATTGCGTGGGGATGGCGCTGTTCACGATGTGCATGGGGAACGCCTTCGCGGCGTTTCCGGTCATCACGCTGGGCATCGGGTTGCCGCTGATCGTGCAACAGCATCACGGCAACGTCGCGATCATGGCGGGCGTCGGGATGCTGTCCGGCTATTGCGGGACGCTGATGACGCCGATGGCGGCGAACTTCAACATCGTGCCCGCCATGCTGCTCGAGTTGCGAGACAAGAATGCCGTCATCCGCGCGCAGGTGCCGCTGGCGCTCACGATCCTCGCGGCGAATGTTGTCATCATGTATTTCACCGTCTATCGCTTCTGA
- the pxpB gene encoding 5-oxoprolinase subunit PxpB, producing MRITPVGDGALRIELGERIDEATQQRVQAACAALDAAAIPGCTELVPAYTTVTAHYDALAAVAAGAPPDDVAGWLGARAELALGKLSAKSARKAVSVEIPVCYGGEFGPDLARVAAQAKLPVEEVIKRHASASYTVALVGFSPGFPYLSGLPPQLSTPRLAQPRAQVPAGSVGIAGAQTGVYPLATPGGWNIIGRTPLRLFRPEQNPPVLLQPGDRVKFRTVTREEFARQEGAR from the coding sequence ATGCGAATCACCCCGGTGGGCGATGGCGCCCTGCGCATTGAGTTGGGAGAGCGAATCGACGAGGCGACGCAGCAGCGTGTGCAGGCGGCATGCGCGGCGCTCGACGCGGCGGCGATTCCCGGCTGCACGGAACTTGTGCCGGCCTACACGACCGTGACGGCCCACTACGACGCGCTCGCCGCGGTCGCCGCCGGTGCGCCGCCGGACGATGTTGCGGGCTGGCTCGGCGCGCGCGCGGAGCTGGCGCTCGGCAAACTCTCCGCGAAGTCGGCGCGCAAGGCCGTGAGTGTCGAAATCCCGGTCTGTTACGGTGGCGAGTTCGGGCCCGATCTCGCGCGCGTCGCGGCTCAGGCGAAGCTGCCGGTCGAGGAGGTGATCAAGCGTCACGCGTCTGCAAGCTACACGGTCGCGCTCGTGGGATTTTCTCCCGGCTTCCCGTATCTCAGCGGTCTCCCGCCGCAACTGTCCACGCCGCGGCTCGCGCAGCCGCGCGCGCAAGTTCCGGCCGGGTCGGTCGGCATCGCGGGCGCGCAGACGGGCGTCTACCCGCTCGCGACGCCCGGCGGTTGGAATATCATCGGGCGCACGCCGCTACGACTTTTTCGGCCCGAGCAAAATCCGCCCGTGCTGCTGCAGCCCGGCGATCGCGTGAAGTTCCGCACCGTCACTCGCGAGGAATTCGCGCGGCAGGAGGGGGCACGATGA
- the pcp gene encoding pyroglutamyl-peptidase I, which produces MRNILLTGFEPFDGQAINPSEEIAREINEAKIARHRIVGALLPCVFGSAIKELKHQIKLHDPDIVICLGQAGGRAEITPERVAINIDDARIPDNAGQQPIDKPIVKDGPAAYFSTLPIKAIVQELRKHNIPAAVSQTAGTFVCNHVFYGLMHELSAHRADVRGGFIHVPFVPEQATDKPSLPFEKMTEAVRLAIATSVDYRRDIKSAGGQVS; this is translated from the coding sequence ATGAGAAACATCCTGCTGACTGGTTTCGAGCCGTTCGATGGACAAGCGATCAATCCCTCCGAGGAAATCGCGCGCGAGATCAACGAGGCGAAGATCGCGCGTCACCGCATCGTCGGCGCGCTGCTGCCGTGCGTGTTTGGTTCCGCGATCAAGGAGCTGAAGCACCAGATCAAGCTGCACGATCCGGACATCGTCATCTGTCTCGGCCAGGCCGGCGGTCGCGCCGAGATCACGCCGGAGCGCGTGGCGATCAACATCGACGACGCGCGCATCCCCGACAACGCGGGCCAGCAGCCGATCGACAAGCCGATCGTGAAGGACGGCCCGGCGGCGTATTTCTCGACGCTGCCGATCAAGGCCATCGTGCAGGAGCTGCGGAAGCATAACATCCCGGCGGCGGTCTCGCAGACGGCGGGGACGTTCGTCTGCAATCATGTTTTCTACGGGTTAATGCACGAGCTTTCGGCGCATCGCGCCGACGTGCGCGGCGGGTTCATTCACGTGCCGTTCGTGCCGGAGCAGGCGACGGACAAACCGAGTTTGCCGTTCGAAAAAATGACGGAGGCGGTGCGGCTGGCGATCGCGACGAGCGTGGACTACCGCCGCGACATCAAGAGCGCGGGCGGGCAGGTGAGCTGA